The following proteins come from a genomic window of Labeo rohita strain BAU-BD-2019 chromosome 25, IGBB_LRoh.1.0, whole genome shotgun sequence:
- the elmo3 gene encoding engulfment and cell motility protein 3 isoform X1, which yields MPQQKDIVKIAIQMPGAYPQLIQLDQKKPLTAVIKEVCDKWNLPGPDNYALQYADGIQTYITESNRLDIKNGSILRLTKAPGRCAEDLYKGIQSSDSGVRCDSLKLLADVSTDITFAQEFISRDGHSLLVKIVEDAHEAPLIMTHTLTAFMELMDHGIVSWENLSSVFIKKIANFVNAKVLDTSIQQVSLAILESMVLSSSSLFNEVKQEITLERLISHLQVTNQQLQTKAMALLMAMLLAGAESDRQELFEFLEKRNLRQYIHKNIIHSSSSVGDEMAHYLYVLQTVRLNHLEARMRTPLDSYSQDQRDMLHGLRQAAFETESESGLSNERRRSLCAKEFKKLGFSNNSNPGQDLSRCPPGLLALDTMAYFASRYPDAYSRFVLENSSREDKHECPFARSSIQLTLILCEILRIGEPPSETGSDYHPIFFAQDRLLEELFCICIQLLNKTWKEMRATQEDFDKVMQVVREQITRTLSSKPTSLELFKNKVNALNYSEILKLRQTERLHQEETLAPPVLELKERLKPELLELIRQQRLNRLCHGTLFRKISSRRRQDKLWYCRLSPNHKVLHYGDVEEETEMPSIEALQEKIPVADIKNVVTGKDCPHMKENKGKQTKEVLDLAFSITYDVEEYSLNFIASSRTDFCLWTDGLNVLLGKEMSSESMRSELEILLSMEIKLRLLDLENVPIPDTAPPIPKPPSNFNFCYDFSQAEQ from the exons ATGCCGCAGCAAAAGGATATAGTAAAGATTGCCATTCAGATGCCGGGCGCATACCCGCAGCTCATTCAACTGGACCAG AAAAAGCCTCTCACTGCTGTCATAAAAGAGGTTTGTGACAA GTGGAATCTTCCAGGTCCTGACAACTATGCTCTGCAGTATGCAGATGGGATCCAGACATACATCACTGAATCT AACCGCCTAGACATCAAAAATGGCAGCATCCTGCGTTTAACCAAAGCCCCA GGCCGTTGTGCTGAAGATCTGTATAAAGGCATTCAGAGTTCAGACTCCGGCGTGCGCTGTGACTCTTTGAAGCTGCTGGCCGATGTTTCCACCGACATCACGTTCGCTCAAGAGTTTATCAGCCGTGATGGACACTCCCTGCTCGTCAAGATAGTAGAGGACGCTCATGA GGCTCCTCTGATAATGACACACACTCTTACTGCTTTCATGGAGCTCATGGATCATGGCATTGTGTCCTGGGAGAATCTGTCCAGTGTCTTTATCAAAAAG attGCCAATTTTGTGAATGCAAAGGTTCTGGACACATCTATCCAGCAGGTGTCGCTGGCTATCCTGGAGAGTATGGTGCTCAGCAGCAGTAGTCTGTTTAATGAGGTCAAACAGGAAATCACCCTGGAGAGACTCATTTCCCATCTGCAGGT AACAAACCAGCAGCTGCAGACTAAGGCCATGGCTCTGCTGATGGCGATGCTGCTGGCTGGTGCAGAGTCAGACAGACAG GAGCTCTTTGAATTTCTTGAGAAGAGGAACCTGCGCCAGTATATTCACAAG AACATCATCCACAGCTCTAGTTCAGTTGGAGATGAGATGGCCCACTACCTGTATGTGCTGCAGACGGTCCGTCTGAACCACCTGGAGGCCCGTATGAGGACCCCTCTTGACTCCTACAGCCAG GATCAGAGGGATATGCTTCACGGGCTCAGACAGGCTGCGTTTGAGACTGAAAGCGAGAGCGGTCTGAGTAACGAACGTAGACGTTCCCTCTGCGCTAAAGAGTTTAAGAAACTCGGCTTCTCT AATAACAGTAATCCTGGTCAGGATCTGAGCCGGTGTCCTCCGGGTCTCCTGGCGTTGGACACCATGGCGTATTTTGCCTCTCGTTACCCTGACGCTTACAGCAGG TTTGTGCTGGAGAACAGCAGCAGAGAGGACAAACACGAGTGTCCATTTGCCCGCAGCAGCATTCAGCTCACTCTCATCTTGTGTGAGATCTTGCGCATCGGAGAACCCC CATCTGAGACTGGTTCGGACTATCATCCAATCTTCTTTGCTCAAGACCGACTGCTGGAGGAGCTTTTCTGCATCTGCATTCAGCTCCTCAACAAGACGTGGAAGGAGATGAGAGCCACGCAGGAGGACTTTGATAAG GTGATGCAGGTCGTCCGGGAGCAGATCACCAGGACTCTGTCCAGCAAACCCACATCTCTGGAGCTGTTCAAGAATAAGGTGAACGCACTGAACTACAGCGAGATCCTCAAACTGAGACAGACGGAGAGACTCCACCAGGAGGAGACGCTCGCTCCACCTGTGCT TGAGCTGAAGGAACGTCTTAAGCCGGAGCTTCTGGAGCTCATCCGACAGCAGAGACTGAACCGCCTGTGTCACGGAACGCTTTTCCGGAAGATCAGCAGCCGAAGGAGACAAG acaagcTGTGGTATTGTCGGCTCTCTCCTAATCACAAAGTCCTGCACTATGGAGATGTGGAAGAAGAGACAGAGATGCCCTCCATTGAGGCTCTTCAGGAAAAGA TTCCTGTCGCAGACATCAAAAATGTGGTGACTGGGAAAGATTGTCCTCACATGAAGGAGAACAAGGGAAAACAGACTAAG GAAGTGTTGGACTTGGCTTTCAGTATCACATATGACGTTGAAGAGTACAGCTTGAATTTCATCGCCTCCTCCAGAACAGAT TTCTGTCTATGGACAGACGGGCTCAACGTGCTTCTGGGAAAAGAGATGAGCAGCGAGAGCATGCGCAGCGAACTAGAGATTCTCCTCTCTATGGAAATCAAACTTCGCCTCCTAGACCTGGAAAACGTCCCGATCCCAGACACGGCACCGCCAATCCCCAAACCACCCAGCAACTTCAACTTCTGCTACGACTTCAGCCAAGCCGAACAATAA
- the elmo3 gene encoding engulfment and cell motility protein 3 isoform X2 has translation MQVVREQITRTLSSKPTSLELFKNKVNALNYSEILKLRQTERLHQEETLAPPVLELKERLKPELLELIRQQRLNRLCHGTLFRKISSRRRQDKLWYCRLSPNHKVLHYGDVEEETEMPSIEALQEKIPVADIKNVVTGKDCPHMKENKGKQTKEVLDLAFSITYDVEEYSLNFIASSRTDFCLWTDGLNVLLGKEMSSESMRSELEILLSMEIKLRLLDLENVPIPDTAPPIPKPPSNFNFCYDFSQAEQ, from the exons ATGCAGGTCGTCCGGGAGCAGATCACCAGGACTCTGTCCAGCAAACCCACATCTCTGGAGCTGTTCAAGAATAAGGTGAACGCACTGAACTACAGCGAGATCCTCAAACTGAGACAGACGGAGAGACTCCACCAGGAGGAGACGCTCGCTCCACCTGTGCT TGAGCTGAAGGAACGTCTTAAGCCGGAGCTTCTGGAGCTCATCCGACAGCAGAGACTGAACCGCCTGTGTCACGGAACGCTTTTCCGGAAGATCAGCAGCCGAAGGAGACAAG acaagcTGTGGTATTGTCGGCTCTCTCCTAATCACAAAGTCCTGCACTATGGAGATGTGGAAGAAGAGACAGAGATGCCCTCCATTGAGGCTCTTCAGGAAAAGA TTCCTGTCGCAGACATCAAAAATGTGGTGACTGGGAAAGATTGTCCTCACATGAAGGAGAACAAGGGAAAACAGACTAAG GAAGTGTTGGACTTGGCTTTCAGTATCACATATGACGTTGAAGAGTACAGCTTGAATTTCATCGCCTCCTCCAGAACAGAT TTCTGTCTATGGACAGACGGGCTCAACGTGCTTCTGGGAAAAGAGATGAGCAGCGAGAGCATGCGCAGCGAACTAGAGATTCTCCTCTCTATGGAAATCAAACTTCGCCTCCTAGACCTGGAAAACGTCCCGATCCCAGACACGGCACCGCCAATCCCCAAACCACCCAGCAACTTCAACTTCTGCTACGACTTCAGCCAAGCCGAACAATAA